A window from Micromonospora terminaliae encodes these proteins:
- a CDS encoding CaiB/BaiF CoA transferase family protein, which produces MTAPLHGVKVVDLATLFAGPLAAAFLGDFGADVVKVEHPAKPDPSRGHGPARDGVGLWWKVLGRNKRTVTLNLSQPEGADLLRRLLADADVLVENFRPGTLERWGLGPDELHAVNPRLVVARISGFGQIGPYAPRPGFGTLAEAMSGFAAATGEPDGPPTLPPFGLADSVAALAAAYAVMLALRGRDLTGRGQVVDLAIIEPIMAMLGPQITWYDQLGYVQPRLGNRSNNNAPRNTYRCADGRWVAVSTSAQSIAERVVRLVGRPELVDEPWFATGSGRAAHADELDAAVGAWVAKRDRDEVVAAFEAAQAAVAPVYDVRDILADPQYAALGTVVTVPDEELGEVRMQNVPFRMSDSPGEIRHAGRRHGQDTDAVFGALGLTADELAALRERGVI; this is translated from the coding sequence ATGACCGCCCCGCTGCACGGCGTCAAGGTCGTCGACCTGGCCACCCTGTTCGCCGGCCCGCTGGCCGCCGCGTTCCTCGGCGACTTCGGCGCCGACGTGGTCAAGGTGGAGCACCCCGCCAAGCCGGACCCGTCCCGGGGCCACGGCCCCGCCAGGGACGGCGTCGGCCTGTGGTGGAAGGTGCTCGGCCGCAACAAGCGGACCGTCACGCTCAACCTCTCGCAGCCGGAGGGCGCCGACCTGCTGCGCCGGCTGCTCGCCGACGCCGACGTGCTCGTGGAGAACTTCCGCCCCGGCACCCTGGAACGCTGGGGCCTCGGCCCGGACGAGCTGCACGCCGTCAACCCGCGGCTGGTCGTCGCCCGGATCAGCGGCTTCGGCCAGATCGGCCCGTACGCGCCCCGGCCCGGGTTCGGCACCCTCGCCGAGGCCATGAGCGGGTTCGCCGCGGCCACCGGGGAACCCGACGGGCCGCCGACCCTGCCGCCGTTCGGGCTGGCCGACTCGGTCGCCGCGCTCGCCGCCGCGTACGCCGTGATGCTGGCCCTGCGCGGCCGGGACCTGACCGGCCGGGGTCAGGTGGTCGACCTCGCCATCATCGAACCGATCATGGCGATGCTCGGCCCGCAGATCACCTGGTACGACCAGCTCGGCTACGTGCAGCCCCGGCTGGGCAACCGCTCCAACAACAACGCGCCCCGCAACACCTACCGCTGCGCCGACGGGCGGTGGGTGGCCGTGTCCACCAGCGCGCAGAGCATCGCCGAGCGGGTGGTCCGGCTCGTCGGCCGCCCGGAACTGGTCGACGAGCCGTGGTTCGCCACGGGCAGCGGCCGCGCCGCGCACGCCGACGAACTCGACGCCGCGGTCGGCGCGTGGGTGGCCAAGCGGGACCGCGACGAGGTGGTCGCCGCGTTCGAGGCGGCCCAGGCCGCCGTGGCCCCCGTCTACGACGTGCGGGACATCCTCGCCGACCCGCAGTACGCGGCCCTCGGCACCGTGGTCACCGTGCCCGACGAGGAACTGGGCGAGGTGCGGATGCAGAACGTGCCGTTCCGGATGTCGGACAGCCCCGGCGAGATCCGCCACGCCGGCCGCCGCCACGGCCAGGACACCGACGCGGTGTTCGGCGCGCTCGGGCTGACCGCCGACGAGCTGGCCGCGCTGCGCGAGCGCGGGGTGATCTGA
- a CDS encoding SUMF1/EgtB/PvdO family nonheme iron enzyme: MSFNPYVPRPIDRPTEVPLGAHADLTTLDEAKIFAAPGDPADWPAWREQLTRWRADARARLGYTGAHYDEIAGDCFSVCLAWLWDETLYDHDRGEFTVEAFLDAARRDFGGFDGVVLWHAYPVIGLDERNQFDWYRDVPELPEVVRSFQDAGVRVFVDYNPWDTGTRREPGADAEEVAALAARLGVDGVFLDTLKEGAGELRKALDAVRPGLVLEGESRVPLARIEDHAMSWAQWFADSDTPGVLRAKWFERRHVLHHTRRWHRDHLDELHSAWLNGCGVLVWESVFGVWVGWNERDRAVLRAMRRVQASHAAWLRAEDWVPLADHPGAGQVYASRWTHDDQPLWTVVNRGADHDGPWLRTEARPGRFVDLVTGAELTVTELADGRVAVGGPLPAGAIAAVVATDTPVPRYEPPTGDPSFPARAAVRARTPWSPLAALPEGMVTVDGGRHELTVRHRVRETGLYGEAPYVDEWKPLPPRLHHTGTLRRQVRLGRFAIDTHEVTHGQYARFLAATGYRPARPERFTAGQGPADAPVTGVDLADARAYADWAGLRLPTEDEWQVAAEAGLLIRREPLVWNLTESEHSDGRTRFVILKGGCAYRAEGSDWYLDGGPQPPEVSAKLLLTGAGLGRSTSIGFRCAADLPGAVR, translated from the coding sequence GTGAGTTTCAACCCGTACGTGCCGCGGCCGATCGACCGGCCCACCGAGGTCCCGCTCGGCGCGCACGCCGACCTGACCACCCTGGACGAGGCGAAGATCTTCGCCGCCCCCGGCGATCCCGCCGACTGGCCGGCCTGGCGGGAGCAGCTCACCCGGTGGCGGGCCGACGCCCGCGCCCGCCTCGGCTACACCGGCGCGCACTACGACGAGATCGCCGGGGACTGCTTCAGCGTCTGCCTCGCCTGGCTCTGGGACGAGACCCTGTATGACCACGACCGCGGCGAGTTCACCGTGGAGGCGTTCCTCGACGCGGCGCGGCGCGACTTCGGCGGCTTCGACGGGGTGGTGCTCTGGCACGCGTACCCGGTGATCGGCCTGGACGAGCGCAACCAGTTCGACTGGTACCGCGACGTGCCCGAGCTGCCCGAGGTGGTCCGCTCGTTCCAGGACGCCGGCGTGCGGGTGTTCGTCGACTACAACCCGTGGGACACCGGCACGCGGCGGGAGCCCGGCGCCGACGCCGAGGAGGTGGCCGCGCTGGCCGCCCGGCTCGGCGTCGACGGGGTCTTCCTGGACACCCTCAAGGAGGGCGCCGGCGAGCTGCGCAAGGCCCTCGACGCGGTGCGCCCCGGCCTGGTCCTGGAGGGGGAGAGCCGGGTGCCGCTGGCCCGGATCGAGGACCACGCCATGTCGTGGGCGCAGTGGTTCGCCGACTCGGACACCCCCGGCGTGCTGCGGGCCAAGTGGTTCGAACGCCGGCACGTCCTGCACCACACCCGCCGCTGGCACCGCGACCACCTCGACGAGCTGCACTCCGCCTGGCTCAACGGCTGCGGCGTGCTGGTCTGGGAGAGCGTCTTCGGCGTCTGGGTCGGCTGGAACGAGCGGGACCGGGCCGTGCTGCGGGCCATGCGCCGGGTCCAGGCCAGCCACGCCGCGTGGTTGCGCGCCGAGGACTGGGTCCCGCTCGCCGACCACCCCGGCGCCGGCCAGGTGTACGCGTCCCGCTGGACCCACGACGACCAGCCGCTGTGGACGGTGGTCAACCGGGGCGCCGACCACGACGGTCCCTGGCTGCGCACCGAGGCCCGGCCGGGCCGCTTCGTCGATCTGGTCACCGGCGCCGAGCTGACCGTCACCGAGCTCGCGGACGGCCGGGTGGCCGTCGGCGGGCCGCTGCCCGCCGGGGCGATCGCCGCCGTGGTCGCCACCGACACCCCGGTGCCCCGGTACGAGCCGCCGACCGGGGACCCGTCCTTCCCGGCCCGTGCCGCCGTGCGCGCCCGCACCCCGTGGTCGCCCCTGGCCGCCCTGCCCGAGGGCATGGTGACCGTCGACGGTGGCCGGCACGAGCTGACCGTGCGCCACCGCGTCCGGGAGACCGGCCTCTACGGCGAGGCCCCGTACGTGGACGAGTGGAAGCCGCTGCCGCCCCGCCTGCACCACACCGGCACGCTGCGCCGCCAGGTCCGGCTCGGCCGCTTCGCCATCGACACCCACGAGGTCACCCACGGCCAGTACGCGCGCTTCCTCGCGGCCACCGGCTACCGGCCGGCGCGGCCGGAACGGTTCACCGCGGGGCAGGGGCCGGCCGACGCCCCGGTCACCGGGGTCGACCTCGCCGACGCCCGCGCGTACGCCGACTGGGCCGGGCTGCGGCTGCCCACCGAGGACGAGTGGCAGGTGGCCGCCGAGGCGGGCCTGCTGATCCGGCGCGAGCCCCTGGTGTGGAACCTGACCGAGAGCGAGCACTCCGACGGGCGTACCCGCTTCGTCATCCTCAAGGGCGGCTGCGCCTACCGGGCGGAGGGCTCCGACTGGTACCTCGACGGCGGCCCCCAGCCGCCGGAGGTGTCGGCGAAGCTGCTGCTCACCGGCGCCGGCCTCGGCCGCTCCACCTCGATCGGCTTCCGCTGTGCCGCCGACCTGCCGGGAGCGGTGCGATGA
- a CDS encoding ribokinase — MTRSARVVVVGSANLDLVVTAPQLPRPGETVLGDDFRMVPGGKGANQAVAAARAGADCAFVGAIGGDGFGRLLRDNLAAAGVEVTGLRTVDGPSGVALIAVDHAAENCIVVAPGANAALTLDDGDRDAVAAAGVLLLQLEVPLAEVTRAAGWARAAGAAVVLNAAPARPLPAELLDLVDVLVVNEHEAAVVAGVFTDEPAALLDSLVGLVPRVVLTLGARGAAYADRNGARVEVPAPTIDAVDTTAAGDAFTGALAVALAERGGLTGDTATAVLRWACAAGAACAQRPGASTALPERAAIDALAAATYGEVQ, encoded by the coding sequence CTGACCCGGAGCGCCCGGGTGGTCGTGGTCGGCAGCGCCAACCTGGACCTCGTGGTCACCGCTCCGCAGCTGCCCCGCCCCGGCGAGACGGTGCTCGGCGACGACTTCCGGATGGTGCCCGGCGGCAAGGGCGCAAACCAGGCCGTGGCCGCCGCCCGGGCCGGCGCGGACTGCGCCTTCGTGGGCGCGATCGGCGGCGACGGGTTCGGCCGGCTCCTGCGGGACAACCTCGCCGCCGCCGGCGTCGAGGTCACCGGCCTGCGCACCGTCGACGGGCCGTCCGGGGTCGCGCTCATCGCCGTGGACCACGCGGCCGAGAACTGCATCGTGGTCGCGCCCGGCGCGAACGCCGCGCTGACCCTCGACGACGGCGACCGCGACGCGGTGGCCGCGGCCGGCGTGCTGCTGCTGCAACTGGAGGTGCCCCTCGCGGAGGTCACCCGCGCCGCCGGCTGGGCCCGCGCCGCCGGCGCCGCCGTGGTCCTCAACGCCGCCCCGGCCCGCCCGCTGCCGGCCGAACTGCTCGACCTCGTCGACGTGCTGGTGGTCAACGAGCACGAGGCGGCGGTCGTGGCCGGGGTGTTCACCGACGAGCCGGCGGCGCTGCTCGACTCCCTGGTCGGCCTCGTGCCCCGGGTGGTGCTCACCCTCGGCGCGCGCGGCGCCGCCTACGCCGACCGGAACGGCGCCCGCGTCGAGGTGCCCGCTCCGACGATCGACGCGGTGGACACCACGGCCGCGGGCGACGCGTTCACCGGCGCGCTCGCGGTCGCCCTGGCCGAACGCGGCGGCCTCACCGGGGACACCGCCACCGCCGTGCTGCGCTGGGCGTGCGCGGCCGGCGCGGCCTGCGCCCAGCGTCCCGGCGCGTCCACCGCCCTGCCCGAGCGGGCCGCCATCGACGCGCTCGCCGCCGCCACCTACGGAGAGGTCCAGTGA